Sequence from the Dehalococcoidia bacterium genome:
GGCGCGCAAACTGGCCTCGGGCCCCCAGCCCGCCATCCGCTGGACGAAGCGGGCTCTCAATCAGTGGCTGCGCCTGGGGGGCATTGCCTCCTTTGACTACTCCCTGGCCTTGGAGATGCTGGGCTTCTTCGGCCCCGATATGCGGGAGGGGCTCCAGTCCCTGAAGGAGAAGCGGGCGCCCAGGTTCCCGTCCGCCGCCTCCTGACCCTGCCCCTAGCCCCTGTCGGCCGACGACGCCTCCTCCCACGCCACGGCCAGGGAGGCGACACTATCCCCCTCCTCCAGGGCGATGATGCGCGCCCCTCGGCTGTCCCGATGGTAGGTGGGCACCTCCCCCAGGGTGGTGCGCAGGACATGGGCTTTGGCGGTGGCCACCACCAGGTCGGCCTCCGGGTGGGGGGGCACCACCCGCGCCAGGGCCACGGGGCCTGTCTTGTCGGAGACAGCGAAGGTGGCGATACCCTTCCTCCCCCGCCTTAGGGGGCGGAACTCGTCCAGGGGGGTGCGCTTGCCGAAGCCCTGGGCGCTGACCACCAGCAGTTCGCCCCCGGGGCGCACCACCTCCATGGCGACCACCTGGTCGTCCTTCGCTAGGCGGATGCCCCGCACACCCCCCGCCTGACGGGAGCGCTGGGGGATGGACGCCACCCGGGTGCGCAGAGCCTTCCCCCGGCGGGTAACCAGCACCACCTCATCCTCTTCCCCCACCACCTGGGCGGAGACCAGTTCGTCGCCCGCCTCCAAGTCCATAGCCACCAGGCCCGCGGTCCGCACACTGGCCAGGGCTGCCAGGGGGATGCGCTTCACCTCGCCCTGCCGGGTGCACAGGAGCAGGAACGCCTCGCCCCCCAGGGCGGAGACGGCCCGCACGGAGGTGATGGCCTCCCCCGTGCCGATGCCCACCAGGTTGGCCAGGGGTGTGCCCCGGGTGGCGCGGGTGGTGTCTTCGGGGATGTCGTAGACCTTGAGGGCATACACCCACCCCCGCTTGGAGAACAGGAGGAGGGTGTCGTGGGTGTCGCACACCACCAGGTGGCGGACGGCGTCGTCCTCGCGGGTGAGCATGCCCTTCACGCCCTTGCCCGCCCGGTGCTGGCGATGGTAGGTGCTGACGGGGATGCGCTTGATGTAGCCATTGGCCGAGAGGGTAACCACCACCTGGGCGTGGGGCACCAGTTCCTCCCGGGAGAGTTCCCGCACCTCCTCGGCGAGCACCTGAGTGCGGCGGGCGTCGCCGTAGTCCTTCTTCAGTTGGAGGGTTTCCCGGCGCACCTCGGCCAGAATTTTGCGGGGGTCGGCCAAAAGGGCCTGGAGGCGTTCAATCTCCTGGCGCAGGGCCTGGTATTCCTCCTCCAGTTTCTGGCGGTCCAGGGCGGTGAGGCGGCGCAGTTGCATGTCCAAGATAGCCTGGGCCTGCACCTGGGTGAGGCCGAAGCGCTCCATCAGGCGTTGGCGGGCGGTGTCGGCGTCGGGGGCCTGGCGGATGATGCGAATGACCTCGTCCAGGAACTGGAGGGCGATGCGCAGGCCCTCCAGGATGTGGGCGCGCTCCTGGGCCTTGCGCAGGTCGTGCTGGGCGCGGCGGGTTACCACCTGCTGGCGATGCTGGATGTACAGTCCCAGCATCTCCTTCAGGGAGAGCACGCGGGGCTGGCCCTCCACTAGGGCCAGCATGTGCACGGTGAAGGCGCTCTGCAGGGGGGTGTGCTTGTAGAGGTTGTTCAGGACGATGTCCGCCTGGGCTTCCCGCTTGAGTTCCACCACTACCCGCAGGCCCTCCCGGTCGGATTCGTCCCGCACCTCGGCGATGCCTTCTATCTTCTTTTCGCGGGCGAGGGTGGCGATGCGCTCCACCAGGGCGGCCTTGTTCACCTGGTAGGGAACTTCCGTGATGACGATGGTGGGGCGGCCCTTTTTGGGCTCCACCACCTGGGCCTTCCCCCGCACCAGGATGCGCCCCTGGCCGGTGGCATAGGCGCGCAGGAGGCTCTGGCGCCCTGCGCCTGCCAGGACGATGCCCCCCGTGGGGAAATCGGGCCCCTGCACGATGCCCAGCAGGTCCTCCACGGGGGTGTCGGGGTCGTCTATGAGGCGGACGATGGCATCGCACACCTCCGCGAGGTTGTGGGGGGGGATGGAGGTGGCCATGCCGACGGCGATGCCGCTGGCCCCGTTGACCAGCAGGTTGGGCAGACGGGCGGGGAGCACGGCGGGCTCCTGCAGGGAGCCGTCAAAGTTGAGGACGAAGTCCACCGTGTCCCGGTCAATGTCGGCCAGCATCTCCTCGGCGATGGGGGCCAGGCGCGCCTCGGTGTAGCGCATGGCGGCGGGAGGGTCGTCGTCAATGGAGCCGAAGTTGCCCTGGCCGTCCACCAGGGGGTAGCGGAGGGTGAAGTCCTGGGCCATGCGCACCATGGCCTCGTAGACGGGGGCGTCGCCGTGGGGGTGGTATTTGCCCAGCACCTCGCCCACGATGCGGGCGGACTTTTTGTAGGGGGCGCCGGGGCGCAGGCCCAGCTCCTGCATGGCGTAGAGGATGCGCCGTTGGACAGGCTTGAGGCCATCCCGCACATCGGGCAACGCCCGCGCCACGATGACGGACATGGCGTAGTCCAGGTAGGAGGAGCGCAGTTCCTCTTCTATGCGGACGGGGGTGAGGACTTTGGCGATGGCAGGGCCAGAGACCATATCTACACTCCTGCAGGGGCCTGGGGGGCAGACAATGATGCGTTCATCAAGCGACGATCGTTATCGAACATCACTTTTACTCCGCCTCCTCCCCCTTGTCAAGATCGCGTGGATGGTTATTCCTGAGAATATAGAGTACGTAATGCACTAAGTTCTTCATTATAGATGGCAATAAATCCTCGAGGGAGTCGAAGTCGTTACTATGTTGTGCATCACTGAGAGCTTTGTGAACAGCTACGGCGCAATAATAGATCGAACTGCAGTAACGCTCAATGAAAAATTGTCTTGCCTTCTCGAAAAGTTTAAGTTGTTGCAACGCGTTTTCGAATATTGTAGCGTTCATATTGATATACACATCCATGCTATCAGACGATCTTCTCACATCAGCGATATCGTCGCCAGTCCAAGAGCGATTGTAACCCAATTTTTCGCCGATCTCTTGCCATTGTGACCTATCCACTGGAATGGGCCGGGGATAACTTGCTGAGCCTGGTAACTGGGGATTCTTCTTTCCAGGGTTTTGTTTAGTAGGATGGGGGGGTATATAACGAACCTGCAATTGGACTGTTAGGGGATCTAGTTCAGGTCTAGTCAGTTTTACAGTAACGAGTGTGGTTGATCCTTCCCGCGCGTCTCTTGCAGGTTTCAGAGTTAACCAAATGATGCCCTGACGAATTTCACGAGATTTCAACATCTCGGGAGGATGCACGATCAGTGTACCTCCTCTACCGGGGGGACGACGGAAATAATCGTCACTCGCATCGGTTTCGAGTAAAACACGGACATAGGAATTGATCGGTAGGGCTTTTTGATACAAACCTTTGCCTTCGTTCCATTTGTGTATACGTAAATAAGTAGGTATCTCTCTGCCTCGCCACTGAATACTCTTCACAGGACCTGGATCCACCGCTGCTATCGGCCGAGAAGAACCGGATCGGAGTATAAAGCGCCCGAAGTAAGGGTCACTTACTACTGAATCCAATATAACTTGATCCAATTTCTGTTGATCTCTTGCGACCGAACTGATAATATTTCTGCGATATTCTTCTTTCCAGGCTTTGAGTGTCGAGGATTCGCGCAACTCTTCGGCTAAAGCATCTTCGATACCCTTTGTATCCACACCTTTAGCCATCCGGTCACGCGAAGCCATGAAAACCCTCTCCAAAATATTCACATCATCATCAGAACAATCGATATGAACCAATAGTTTATCGGCTATATAGGGTTTTTCGGCCTTCGATTTCAAAAAAGATCGACCGATAGTAGCATGGGTTTGACCATTGATGGTAAAAAATATAGCCTCGTCGTCACTGAAAAATTCGTTTTTTCTAGCTTCAGGTGAAAACGAATACTCCACTATATGTCTGTGTCCCAGTACCTTCAAATCAGCCTCAATATCCGTCTCGTCTTTCAAAAGACTGCGATCATCCACCTTGATCCGATATTTGTTGCCTAACAGTATCTTGGACGGGCTATGACCGCCATATTGGCGTTTATCATATAATATTATTGGTAGCGCAGGATAATAAAGGCGTCGATTCAGTTCTCTCCATAATCCGAGGGTGATCACACTGGTATCTCGCAGCTCGTAGTTGAACAATTTTATGAAAGTCCCGTGACTCAGCATTCTATCTTCACGCAATAACGGCAAATCCTCGCCTGAGAAAGAAAAAATCGGACCGTCTTCTCGGGTGCAATACTCAAACCAAGACGAACGATCACCTGGCCCCGCTCTATGCCATCGTATTAGTGTGAAACCCCACAAATCCTGCTGATCCCCCCTGAGCAACTTCGGATGTCGCCTTGATAATATGAATTTGTATCCATTGTTCCCGCAAAAACGCAGGACGCCCGAACTGCCCATATGATATTTGCCTTGAACAAACTGTATACGCAACTTCACACCAGCATGTAAAGCTAAAAATGTTTGCTCAAAATCAGAAGGGTGTTGACCCTCACCGGTATCAATAACACAAATGTTCATCGCTTCCTTCTCACCGTCGGCGACGACCCATATGTTATTTTCTGCTAACTCTCTGCGTTTTTTGTGATTACTTCTGAAAAATCGCCCTCGCGTATACCGAAGAAACGCTCCACTGCATCTGCCATGTTCCGTGGCGCTTGCGGGCTTTCGGGATCAATGCCCCTCAATCTGCACTCGCGGAGGAGAACATGGTCGATACTGTTGACGATTATATCTGTCGATGCTGCGACAGGCTTTTGTTGCTGGTTGAAAACGGTTCCGGCAAACTGTCTGCCACCATAAGTTTTCCACCTAGCATTGTGTAATAGAGGGTGGTGTTCGATCAGATCAGTTACTGCGTTTTCGCTTTGTGCTCCGGCAAGCGCTAAAGCCAACTCTTTTTCAGAAGTCATACTCAGCCTCCGTTACTATATAATCTTATTGCCGCTTTTTTGCGACCTACTGCGTCGTTTGCGCCTTGCACTAACTGTTTCTGTTCCCCATGATACTAGCGCATAGTATCCCCGTTGCCCGGCTTGCACGAACCGCTTGTCGCGTGTGATCTGTGTGAGTAGATTTGCTGCCGGGTCTTTGCCGCCGATGTAGACCCCATTTGCGAGGACTTTTTCCGCTATCATTCTGTAGTGCATAGGCTTACCATATCCGCATAAAACATCATATGCTACATCAACAGGTCTCCGCCCACGCTCTTGCTGTGTAGAAGGATTCTCAACCGCCAAACCCTCCAATCGCAATAATGCGTCAACATGGTCTAACTTTTCTTGTAAAATCTTCTTTTTTTGTTCCAAAGGCTTGATTTCCCGTACATATTGAGCGTGTATTTGAGCCAGCGACGCATCAACGCTCTGGAGCTCGGTTATCAGACGCTGGCGCGTCGCCTGTAGCTCCTGTAACCACAGACCACTTTTGTCATCTTGCTGTGTCAATGACGGTACGGGGGATAACCTGCCAACCTGCTCCATAACTCTCTCCCTTGTTGTATTCTACGCTGATATGATACCAAAAAATCGCTTGTTGTCAAGCCCCTATTCCCACATTGCACTGAACCTTGTGGCTAGCCTTTTTGTCCCTCCCTCCGCACCACCAACCACACCACCGGAATCGCCAACGCCTCCAGGGCGACGGCGAAGCCCACCACCCACCCAATACCCGCCTCATACAGTGCCCCCATGGCGGCGCTCCCCACCATCCAGGCGATACCATAGGCTGCGTTGAAGACGCCGAAGGCCCAGCCCCGGCGCTCGGGCGGAGCCAGGGAGACCACCGCCGCTTTGCATACCGTCTCCTGGGCCCCCAGCACCACGCCCCACAGGAGCACCCCCGCCAGGGCCATCCCCGCCGAGGCGGAGAACACCAACGGGGCGATGGGCAGGCTGAGCAGGGGCACCACCAGCAGGGAGCGCAGCCCCACCCGGTCAAACCAGCGCCCCAGGGCCAAACCCGCCAGGGCATCCACCCCCATCGCCAAGGCGAACAGGAGAGGGATGTGCACCTCTGCCACCACGCCCGCCTGTTTGAAGTGGAAGCCCATGACCTGGAAGTGGGCGAAGCCCGCCACAGCCAGGGCAATGAAGGCGATGTAGAGCCAGAAGCGGGGGGACAGGCGGGACGCCTGGGCAGGGACGGGGGAGGGGGGCTCTAAGCGCTGGGGGTGGGGATACTGCCAACGCGCCAGGGCCAAAACCAGGAGGGCCATCCCCGCCGGCACGGCCAGAATGGCGAAAGCCCACCGATAGCCACCCCCCAGAGCCAAGGCCCCCGCCACCACCAGGGGGCCCGCCACGGCCCCTATCTGGTCCAGGGCCTCGTGGAGGCCGAAGGCCCACCCCCGCCCCAGACGGGCCGCAGCGTAAGAGAGCATGGTATCCCGTGCGGGGGTGCGTACCCCTTTGCCGATGCGTTCGGCCACGATAAGGGCCGAGGCCACATCCCACCGGCTGGCCAGGGCGAGAAGGGGCACGGCCGTCATGTTCACGGCATAGCCCAGCATAGCGATGGGCCAGTAGCGGCGGGTGCGGTCGGCCAGGTAGCCGGCAGGCAGGCGGAGGGCATAGCCCATCACCTCCCCCAGGCCGGCCACAACGCCGACGGTGGCGGCGGAGGCCCCCAGGTGGGCCAGGAAGGGGCCGGTGATGCTGCGGGCACCCTCATAAGCCACATCGGCGCAGAGGCTCACCACCCCCAGCAGGAGCACGAACCCCAGGGCACTGCGCAGGGGGGCGGGGGGAGCCTCCCCAGTGTGCGAGATGCGCATGCACAGCCTCCGTGTACCGTTAAAAGAGAACTTGATGGCTGGTTACAGCATACACCTTGACGCCGAAAAATAAGCCATGTTAGATTGGCGCTAGTTCGTAGGCGCTGGGATGGGGACGGTGATGCCTAAGGTGCGCTACTTGGGAAGCCGAAAAGCCGCGGGAACAGCGCACACGGCCCTCTGAATTGCCCTCCTTCTGCTCTTGATGGCAGGTTGCACCCGTGTGGTGGTGGTTGTGGCGACTCCCACGCCAACAGCATCTGACACGCCTGGCCCCCTTGCACACTCGGTTGAATCCACACCTACATCACCTTCTACTCCTACGCCAACGGCCACGCCAACACCGACACCTAGACCCATCCCTACACCGACGCCGATACCGACACCTAGACCTACGCCCACTCCAGGCCCACGTTTGCAACAGCAATTGCCCAGACATGTCTATGAGGGTTTCTACAGAGCCTTCTACGAGGGCTGTCGGATTCCAGCTTTTGAAAGTCTCCGAGTCTTGCAGCAGTGGACCGGGAACCAAAACAAGCGGATAGAGTTTCGCCCACCAGAAGGTTCGTGGTTCTTGGCTGTTGTGGGCGCTCCTCAAGCCACCTTTTGGTCGTTCACCGCTCTTGTAGAATCGCCTGGTGGGCAGAAATATCAAGTGTTAACAATAAACAATTCGGCAGGAGACACAAACAATGCCCATATGTGGTGCTCAACAGGCCGTTCTATTATACCGTATTTATTAGAGACGCAACCTGTCAATGTCGTTCGGACGGTTTTTCTTGTTGCTCCTGGTGCTGGTGACCCGCTCCCACGATCAGTTGCAACGGCATTACAGGGGTTCTATGGGGATTGTCCTGAAAAGCCCTCTATTTACCAACTGCATGCCTCGATTCTAGCAACTTCACGGAGTGCCGTCCAAGGAACAATGACAATCCCCTTTGATGTGCGTCCGCCTTTCTACTTCTTAGCAGTAGATTTTGATCCTCAGCAAAGCACTTGGCATTTCAGAAGTATAGATAGCAGCGCAAATTGGCGTTCATTGGGACCTAGTGTAAGTAGTGCCGACGGGAGGCGCATGGATTTCTCAGCGGTTTGTCCTCAGAGTCCGAGCCCCCACAGACTTGAGGT
This genomic interval carries:
- the gyrA gene encoding DNA gyrase subunit A, coding for MVSGPAIAKVLTPVRIEEELRSSYLDYAMSVIVARALPDVRDGLKPVQRRILYAMQELGLRPGAPYKKSARIVGEVLGKYHPHGDAPVYEAMVRMAQDFTLRYPLVDGQGNFGSIDDDPPAAMRYTEARLAPIAEEMLADIDRDTVDFVLNFDGSLQEPAVLPARLPNLLVNGASGIAVGMATSIPPHNLAEVCDAIVRLIDDPDTPVEDLLGIVQGPDFPTGGIVLAGAGRQSLLRAYATGQGRILVRGKAQVVEPKKGRPTIVITEVPYQVNKAALVERIATLAREKKIEGIAEVRDESDREGLRVVVELKREAQADIVLNNLYKHTPLQSAFTVHMLALVEGQPRVLSLKEMLGLYIQHRQQVVTRRAQHDLRKAQERAHILEGLRIALQFLDEVIRIIRQAPDADTARQRLMERFGLTQVQAQAILDMQLRRLTALDRQKLEEEYQALRQEIERLQALLADPRKILAEVRRETLQLKKDYGDARRTQVLAEEVRELSREELVPHAQVVVTLSANGYIKRIPVSTYHRQHRAGKGVKGMLTREDDAVRHLVVCDTHDTLLLFSKRGWVYALKVYDIPEDTTRATRGTPLANLVGIGTGEAITSVRAVSALGGEAFLLLCTRQGEVKRIPLAALASVRTAGLVAMDLEAGDELVSAQVVGEEDEVVLVTRRGKALRTRVASIPQRSRQAGGVRGIRLAKDDQVVAMEVVRPGGELLVVSAQGFGKRTPLDEFRPLRRGRKGIATFAVSDKTGPVALARVVPPHPEADLVVATAKAHVLRTTLGEVPTYHRDSRGARIIALEEGDSVASLAVAWEEASSADRG
- a CDS encoding winged helix-turn-helix domain-containing protein — its product is MEQVGRLSPVPSLTQQDDKSGLWLQELQATRQRLITELQSVDASLAQIHAQYVREIKPLEQKKKILQEKLDHVDALLRLEGLAVENPSTQQERGRRPVDVAYDVLCGYGKPMHYRMIAEKVLANGVYIGGKDPAANLLTQITRDKRFVQAGQRGYYALVSWGTETVSARRKRRSRSQKSGNKII
- a CDS encoding MFS transporter, whose protein sequence is MRISHTGEAPPAPLRSALGFVLLLGVVSLCADVAYEGARSITGPFLAHLGASAATVGVVAGLGEVMGYALRLPAGYLADRTRRYWPIAMLGYAVNMTAVPLLALASRWDVASALIVAERIGKGVRTPARDTMLSYAAARLGRGWAFGLHEALDQIGAVAGPLVVAGALALGGGYRWAFAILAVPAGMALLVLALARWQYPHPQRLEPPSPVPAQASRLSPRFWLYIAFIALAVAGFAHFQVMGFHFKQAGVVAEVHIPLLFALAMGVDALAGLALGRWFDRVGLRSLLVVPLLSLPIAPLVFSASAGMALAGVLLWGVVLGAQETVCKAAVVSLAPPERRGWAFGVFNAAYGIAWMVGSAAMGALYEAGIGWVVGFAVALEALAIPVVWLVVRREGQKG